TCCTTTTGCAATAATATAGTTTACAGCAGAATTTGCACGACGTTGAGAAAGATTCTGATTATATCTATTAGACCCCCTTGAATCGGTATGAGAACCCATTGTAAGTTTAGCATCTGGATACATAGCCAAGTATTCTTTCAAGAAAACTACAAAGTTATCTAGTTTTTCTTTTGCTTCTGGCGTAAGTCTATCTTTATCCAATTCATACAAAATCTCAATCTCTGGTGGCAACATATCTTTTCCTTCCCCTCCACCTGTTACGAAAAAGTCTTTTGTCAAGACAAAAGCAGTATCAAAATAAACAAGTGTGTACATTTGAGTTAGTTTAGTCTCATCCAAACCACGACCAACAGTAGAAAAAGCGTTATCATTTTTTGGTAAATATCCTGCTGCATTTACATCTATATCATATACTTTTCCAATAACAAGGGAAGTATCAAATAAGAATTTTCCTTTGTCATCTGTTGAAACTTTTACGATATTATTATTTCCTAAGTTTAAATCCATTTCTACACCTGAAAGAAATTCACGAGTATTTTCTACTTTATCAATTCCTTCTACTGTTCCACGAAGCACATAACGTACTTCACGAATATCCAAAGAATCTAAATGAAAGCGATAAATGTCATCATTCGTTTCTGTTATTGTGCTGTCCATTCCATTTTTATTATCACGTTTTGAGGTAAAATAACCTCCTTTGTCTTCTTTTTCTGTAAAAGTAAGTCCAAAATCATCGCCTGCACTATTTATTGGCGCACCTACATTACGAACTTTCTTAATCATAGAAGTAGTATCTGTATCTGAAGGATTTTTCATTTCTTCTTGCACAAAAATATCCAAACCACCTAAACCACCTTGCCCATCAGAAGCAAAAAAGAAACGCCCTGTTTCATCAATATAAGGGAACATTTCATTTCCTTCTGTATTAATATCGTCTCCCAAACGCTGAACATTTGACCATGTTTTGTCTCTGTCGTTATAACTTGCTGTATAAATATCTAAGCCTCCTTTGCTAGAAGCACGATTAGAAGAAAAATAAAGTGTCTGTCCATCTTTAGAAATATGTGGTGTTCCGTCCCAGTAGCTACTATTTACATAGGTCAATGCTTTTGGTTCTGACCAAACTCCATTGCTCAAAGAAGATGTATAAAGACTTACTTCTTTGTCAGATTCTCCTCTTTTATCACCATTTCCACTACGAGCAAAAATAACAGTATTTCCATCAGGCGAAAAAGTGGCTGATGCATCATGAGTTCCTGCTTTATTAAAAACATCTCCTCCCCAAATTTTTACTGTTCCCACACAAGCATTGGTTGTGTCAGAAATATCGTTTTCAGTTTCGAAACTGTACAAATCATAAAAACCTTGTCCTGTTCCTTCATAAGTAGCTTCTTTTCTTCTATCTGATGAAAAAACAAGTTTGTTCATCCATTTTGTAGGTGCAAAATCAGAGCTTTCTGTGTTTATTCCATCACAAGGAACAACTGTTACATATTTATTACCTTCTATAATCTGATTGATATTTTCTAGGTTTTCAATCTCTGTTTGAGCTAAAGTTTTGAGCTTTTGGTTGATGCCTAACTTTACATAATCTTCAAACTGTACTTTTGCAGCATCATACATTTTATTGACTTTAAATGCTTCGGCTGTGTAATAGCGAAGTGTATCACGGTCGCCTGCTGTTAGTTTGTCTGTTCCTGCTTCTTTGGTTTTGTTATAATAAGGAAGAGCCATTTGCAAACGGTTCGAACGGCGATAGGCTTCTGCAATCTTATAATTTACCTCGGCAGCTTTGGCTGGATTTTTAGATAAATAAGACTGATAAAGCGTAATTGCTTTATTGTATGCTGCTCTATCAAATTCGGATTCTGCTTTTTGATACACAGATGAGCAACCTGTAAAAAATGCAAAAAGTAAACCCAAAGCTAGAAATAGCTTGATAGAATTACCTTTTTGAGATTGGTTTTTGAGATTCATAGTAGAATAATTACGAATTACGAATTAAAAATTACGAATGTAATACGTTGAAATGGTATTAATTTAATTTTATATTCTTTATTTAATTTTTGTTTATTGTTATTATGATAGCTTGGAAGCTATCAGCTATAGATTTCCTTCAAAAACTGCTGTTGCAGCTCCTATCAGAAAAATATTTGTAAAATGATGTTCGGAATTTATAGTAGAATAATCAAAACGCACTTTCAGATTTCCTCCTAAAGTTTTGATATTGACTAAATTGGTATTCAAGTTTTTTTCATATAAAGAGTAGGCAATGGCACAAGCTGTTACACCTGTTCCACAAGAGAGCGTTTCGTCTTCTACGCCACGTTCATAAGTTCTTACAAAAATGCTATTTTTTTCTGAATTATTTGCATTCCTTGCAACAAAATTAACATTTGTACCTTCTTTTTTGAATCTTTCATTATACCGAACCTTTTTTCCTTCTTCTACAACAGCGTAATTTTCTAAGCCATTTTGTATTTTTTCGTTATCTATTTTTGGTAAAAAACTCACATAATGAGGCGAACCTGTATTTAAAAAGTAGGTATTTTCAGCAGAGTCAGCATTTATTTCTATTTGTGAAACATCGCTCATTTGGAGTTCTACTTGTGTAACAATTTCGTGTTCTTGATTTTCTACACTTGCTATTTTTGCAAAATGAAGTCCATCAAAAGCCATAAAAGTAGTTTCTTTTTCTTCAAAAACCCCCAAACGGTACGCAAAAGCAACAGCACAACGTCCACCATTTCCACACATAGAGCTTGTGTTTCCATCAGAATTGAAATAAACCATTATGAAATCGCCTTCAACGGATTTATCTTTTGGGTTTTCTATTAGGATAAGTCCGTCAGCACCAATTCCAAAACGACGATGACAGAGCTTTTCGATAAAATGATTGTCTTTTTTTTGCTCTTCAGAAAAAGAATTATCACGATTATCAATCATAATAAAATCGTTTCCTGTTCCTTGATATTTATAAAATTTCATTTTTTTTATATTTATGTCGTTGGTGGGGACACCAACAACGGCAGGTAGTGCATTCAGTTCCTCAGAACTGAATGTTTCGCTTCCTCAGAAGCGTGATTTATTTGTTTGAATCACGCTTCTGAGGAAGCGTTTCGTTCAACTCTAGGGAGTTGAACATACAAAAAACATTAAACTGGTCAGAACTTCAGTACAGACTTTTACTTAATCGAATTTAACCAATGCAAACTTCTGTCAAATCTACTAAATATTTCTGTGCTACTTTCTGGACATCTTCTATTGTTACCTTTCTTAGTTTGGTAACATAGTCATTATAATAATTTTCATCCAAATTATACAAATGAATGTCTTGCATTTTGTCCATCACTGCAAAAGCTGTTGAGAGCGAACCTAGAAAATTTCCACTCATATAATTTTTAACATTTTCTAGTTCTTCTTCTGTAACAGGTTCATTTTTCAATTTTTCAATTTCCTTATAGATTTCAGAAACTGCATCTTGATAAATTTCTTTTTTTACATCGGTTCCGATAACGAAATACGAACCATTTTTCATAGCTGCATTTCTTGATGAAATTCCATACGTATAACCTTTATCTTCTCTAATATTTTGCATCAATCTTGAGCCAAAATAACCTCCCAAAATCATATTCATAACTTTGAAAGCAGCATAATCTGGATGTTTTTGATTAAAAAGAAGTCTTCCTATTCGAATAGAAGTTTGTACACTTCCTTCTATTTCTTTATAGATTTTTGTAACCGAATTGGCTGGATTTTGTAATAATTCTTTCTCTTTTTTATGAGTATCAACGTTGAAACTTTCAATAAAATCAGTTATCAATTTTTCCGAATCTGTATCAATATCTCCTACTAAATAGGCTTCAAAAGGATTTGATTTTATATTGTTTTCATAAAAATCAATTATATCTTGTCTTTGAATAGCTCTGATACTTTCCTCACTTGAAGAAGCTGAATAGGGATGGTTTTCTTTAAAAAGAACCTCTTTAATTTTGACTGTTGCTAAGTAGGCTGTTCTTTCCTCTTGAATTTTGAGATTTTGAATCGAACGGTTTTTCAAGTTGTCTAATTCTGACTGAGGAAAATTAGGTTCTTGTAAAATTTCTTTTAATAAAGGTAAAAGCTGCTCTAAATGCTTTTCTAGTGTATAAAAAGAAACAATCGTAAAATCATTTCCTGAATCTATATTAATAGAAGCTCCATAAAATGAAATTTTGTCAGCAATTTGTTTTCCTGTATGGTGGTGTGTTCCTTCTAAAAGCATTTTTGCCATAAAAGAAGCAATGCCCACTTTATTTTCCTCACATCTTCCTGCCTCAAAAGCAATCTGAAAACCCAAAACAGGTTGGTTTTTGGTAATTAATTGATGAAATGAAACACCATTTTTTAATTTTTGAGTATTAATTTTTGGAAGTTTGTGAGCTTTAATAAGCTGAAAATCAGGAGCTATTTTACGGTCAAGCATAGATAGAGTTTAGTAAAATGATGTTGTTGGTGTCTCACCAACAACAGCGTGTAATTTCGTTCAAGAAAATTGTCTGAGACTTCTAAAAGAATCTAACAAACCATATTTATATTTTTAATCTTTGTATTTGAATAAGCGAAAATAGCCATTTTTTATTCAATCTTCTATAAGAATCTCAAAATCATTTTTTTGTTTGTCTTATATTGGTATATTTTTGGAATATATAGTAAATGAAAATCTGTTTTAAGAAAAAATAATGCTTTTGACAGAATTTTGACTGCAATAAGACTTCTAATCAAGCGTTTTGATTGTGACTGAGAGTTTTCAACTCCCATTTCTTTAAAAGCAGAATATTTTTATAAAAAAATGAAAAATAAAATAATGACGAATAAAACAATCTATTTTTTAGCCTTTTTGATTCTATACAATCTTCCTTTTTGTGTTTTTGGTCAGCTTTCAGCTTCTACTCAAACGGCTGAAAACGAACGCTTGAAATCTGCTAATCAGAGTGGACGAAGAGTAGCTCGCACATATTACGATATGGATAATACTATCTTAAAAGCAGAATATTATTTTATTGGAAGCGACAGCACAAATGTAGATGGAGAATACAAACTTTTTCATGTTACAGGAGAGTTAAAGTCTCTTGCAAATTTTAAAGCAGGCGAAATACAAGGAAGAGCTATCGAATATTATCCAAATGGAAAAGAAAAATTAGTTGGTTCATATAAAGAAGGAAAAAAAGAGGGTGTCTTTAAAGAATATTATTTTGAAGGTGGTTTGATGGCAGAATATGAATGTAAAGATGATAAGAGAAATGGAAATGCAAAGGTCTTTAATGAAAAACAAATTATTGTACAAGAAGCAAACTATAAAAATGACCACTTAAATGGAATTGTAAAAACATTTTACCCTGATGGTAAACTGAAAGCAGAAACGCCTTTTGAATTGGATAAAATAAATGGTTTTGTAGAGGAGTTTTATCCTGATGGACAAGTTAAAAGAACAATTACTTTCAAAGACAACAAACCCAACGGAGAAGAAAAAACATTTTATCAAAACGGAGTTTTACGTACAATTACAACCTATTTGGATGGAGAAATGAGTGGCGATTTTAAAAGCTATTACGACAATGGAATTTTGGAATTAGAAACCATAAATATTCATGGTAAAAAGAATGGCTATTTTAGAAGATATACAAGAGATAGCATTTTGGTACAGGATGCAATTTATAAAAATGGTCAGTTAAATGGTGATAACATTCTTTATTATGACAACGGAAAACTAAAACAAGAAGTAAAATATCGCTCTGGACAACAGCTTTCTTCCAAAATTTACAGAGAAAATGGAAATCTTGCAAAAGAAATTGATTTTGGAAAAACATTAAAGGATAGAAAAGAAACTCATTATTATGCCAATGGAAATAAAGAAAAACAACTTGAGTTTAATGATGATAAAAAGGCTGGAGAATGGAAATATTTTTATCCAAATGGTGATAAAAAAGTAGAAGAAAATTATAATAATGATAAACTACATGGCAAACGTGAAACTTACTTTTCAAATGGCAAAACACATCTCAAAGAAGAGTATGCTTTTGGACACAAAAACGGAATTACAAAAGAATATAACTCAAAAGGAGATTTAGTTTCTGAAACTGAATACAAATTAAGTAAAAAATGGGGTGTTGCTACTTATTACCACTCAAATGGAAAGGTTTCAGCAGAAGGGAATTTTTATAAAGACATTAAAAATGGAAAATGGTATTACTACGATGAAGACGAAAGATTGAATAGAAGAGAAATTCATAGAAAAGGAAAAGTTTCTTCTGCAAAGACTTATAAAAAAGGAAAACCTCGTAAAAAATCGCCTTTCAAAAGATAAAACAGTCTTCAAATTATGAAGTAAAAAAAGCATTTTGAAATCAATCAAAATGCTTTTTTGTTTTTATAGGAATTAGTATAAAAATTATTCTTTTTCAAAGTCTAACGAAATTGAATTAATACAATAACGCATTCCTGTTGGTTTAGGACCATCGTTAAAAACATGTCCGAGGTGTGAACCACAGTTGTTACAAACTACTTCTGTACGAACCATTCCATGAGAACGGTCTGCAATTTCTTTTACATTTCCTTGAATAGTAGTATAAAAACTTGGCCAGCCACTTCCTGATTCAAATTTGGTTTTCGAATCAAATAGTTTTTCGTGACAAGCTGCACAGGTATAAACTCCTTTTTCGTGATGGTCATAAAACTCTCCTGTAAATGCTCGTTCTGTTCCTTTTTGACGCAAAACTCGGTATTCATTGTCTGTTAGTTCTTCTTTCCATTCGTTTTCGCTTTTCTTTACTTTGTAATCTGACATAGAGGTATCTTTTTGGTTTAATTTATTTATGTTTAAATTTTCAAGATTTTCATTATTCTCTACTTTTTTATTAGCAGTATTGTTTTGGGAACTATCTGAAATACCCAAAAATGCGACTAATCCTAAGCCACAAACAACAGCTAATATTGGCAATATTATAGTTTTTGTATTCATAACCAGTAAACGAAATAGCTTAA
This is a stretch of genomic DNA from Bernardetia sp. MNP-M8. It encodes these proteins:
- a CDS encoding pitrilysin family protein, whose protein sequence is MLDRKIAPDFQLIKAHKLPKINTQKLKNGVSFHQLITKNQPVLGFQIAFEAGRCEENKVGIASFMAKMLLEGTHHHTGKQIADKISFYGASINIDSGNDFTIVSFYTLEKHLEQLLPLLKEILQEPNFPQSELDNLKNRSIQNLKIQEERTAYLATVKIKEVLFKENHPYSASSSEESIRAIQRQDIIDFYENNIKSNPFEAYLVGDIDTDSEKLITDFIESFNVDTHKKEKELLQNPANSVTKIYKEIEGSVQTSIRIGRLLFNQKHPDYAAFKVMNMILGGYFGSRLMQNIREDKGYTYGISSRNAAMKNGSYFVIGTDVKKEIYQDAVSEIYKEIEKLKNEPVTEEELENVKNYMSGNFLGSLSTAFAVMDKMQDIHLYNLDENYYNDYVTKLRKVTIEDVQKVAQKYLVDLTEVCIG
- the dapF gene encoding diaminopimelate epimerase, translated to MKFYKYQGTGNDFIMIDNRDNSFSEEQKKDNHFIEKLCHRRFGIGADGLILIENPKDKSVEGDFIMVYFNSDGNTSSMCGNGGRCAVAFAYRLGVFEEKETTFMAFDGLHFAKIASVENQEHEIVTQVELQMSDVSQIEINADSAENTYFLNTGSPHYVSFLPKIDNEKIQNGLENYAVVEEGKKVRYNERFKKEGTNVNFVARNANNSEKNSIFVRTYERGVEDETLSCGTGVTACAIAYSLYEKNLNTNLVNIKTLGGNLKVRFDYSTINSEHHFTNIFLIGAATAVFEGNL
- a CDS encoding toxin-antitoxin system YwqK family antitoxin, producing the protein MKNKIMTNKTIYFLAFLILYNLPFCVFGQLSASTQTAENERLKSANQSGRRVARTYYDMDNTILKAEYYFIGSDSTNVDGEYKLFHVTGELKSLANFKAGEIQGRAIEYYPNGKEKLVGSYKEGKKEGVFKEYYFEGGLMAEYECKDDKRNGNAKVFNEKQIIVQEANYKNDHLNGIVKTFYPDGKLKAETPFELDKINGFVEEFYPDGQVKRTITFKDNKPNGEEKTFYQNGVLRTITTYLDGEMSGDFKSYYDNGILELETINIHGKKNGYFRRYTRDSILVQDAIYKNGQLNGDNILYYDNGKLKQEVKYRSGQQLSSKIYRENGNLAKEIDFGKTLKDRKETHYYANGNKEKQLEFNDDKKAGEWKYFYPNGDKKVEENYNNDKLHGKRETYFSNGKTHLKEEYAFGHKNGITKEYNSKGDLVSETEYKLSKKWGVATYYHSNGKVSAEGNFYKDIKNGKWYYYDEDERLNRREIHRKGKVSSAKTYKKGKPRKKSPFKR
- the msrB gene encoding peptide-methionine (R)-S-oxide reductase MsrB, giving the protein MNTKTIILPILAVVCGLGLVAFLGISDSSQNNTANKKVENNENLENLNINKLNQKDTSMSDYKVKKSENEWKEELTDNEYRVLRQKGTERAFTGEFYDHHEKGVYTCAACHEKLFDSKTKFESGSGWPSFYTTIQGNVKEIADRSHGMVRTEVVCNNCGSHLGHVFNDGPKPTGMRYCINSISLDFEKE
- a CDS encoding OmpA family protein; the encoded protein is MNLKNQSQKGNSIKLFLALGLLFAFFTGCSSVYQKAESEFDRAAYNKAITLYQSYLSKNPAKAAEVNYKIAEAYRRSNRLQMALPYYNKTKEAGTDKLTAGDRDTLRYYTAEAFKVNKMYDAAKVQFEDYVKLGINQKLKTLAQTEIENLENINQIIEGNKYVTVVPCDGINTESSDFAPTKWMNKLVFSSDRRKEATYEGTGQGFYDLYSFETENDISDTTNACVGTVKIWGGDVFNKAGTHDASATFSPDGNTVIFARSGNGDKRGESDKEVSLYTSSLSNGVWSEPKALTYVNSSYWDGTPHISKDGQTLYFSSNRASSKGGLDIYTASYNDRDKTWSNVQRLGDDINTEGNEMFPYIDETGRFFFASDGQGGLGGLDIFVQEEMKNPSDTDTTSMIKKVRNVGAPINSAGDDFGLTFTEKEDKGGYFTSKRDNKNGMDSTITETNDDIYRFHLDSLDIREVRYVLRGTVEGIDKVENTREFLSGVEMDLNLGNNNIVKVSTDDKGKFLFDTSLVIGKVYDIDVNAAGYLPKNDNAFSTVGRGLDETKLTQMYTLVYFDTAFVLTKDFFVTGGGEGKDMLPPEIEILYELDKDRLTPEAKEKLDNFVVFLKEYLAMYPDAKLTMGSHTDSRGSNRYNQNLSQRRANSAVNYIIAKGISKNKIKAVGYGENRLKIPNAKNEEEHQLNRRTTVEVVK